A genomic segment from Roseibium algicola encodes:
- a CDS encoding substrate-binding periplasmic protein → MSVLRSFACTCVRALVFGLGLGLAGQPVLSSPAAAEELVAFTGYLPPLSINEQEKGIAVELMELVAEEAGLDIKIRFAPWRRAQLLAENTPGSLLFTAAYSRNRSEKFQYIAPLLYTESAFVTLDQPLDTFEKAIESGKVIGVHLGSQRSQILQRFGVRNVEEIPSAEQMSVMLKTGRIDAWYTMSVRASYMFRQQGYDPGSLVIGAPVTHGIQWLAANKDLDPQIRGRLSAAVSRVWRDPRYWQIVDRYTH, encoded by the coding sequence TTGTCTGTACTACGGAGTTTTGCTTGCACCTGCGTGCGCGCACTGGTTTTCGGCCTCGGCTTGGGACTTGCCGGCCAACCGGTCCTGTCTTCACCAGCCGCCGCAGAAGAGCTGGTCGCATTCACCGGATATCTGCCCCCTCTCTCCATCAATGAGCAGGAGAAGGGCATTGCAGTCGAGCTCATGGAGCTCGTTGCAGAAGAGGCCGGCCTGGATATCAAGATCCGCTTCGCCCCCTGGAGGCGCGCGCAGCTGCTGGCTGAAAACACGCCCGGTTCACTTCTCTTCACTGCTGCCTATTCCAGGAACCGCAGTGAGAAATTCCAGTACATCGCCCCCCTGCTTTATACGGAAAGCGCATTCGTAACGCTCGACCAGCCGTTGGATACCTTTGAAAAGGCTATTGAGAGCGGCAAGGTCATCGGGGTGCATCTCGGCAGCCAGCGCAGCCAGATCCTCCAGCGGTTCGGAGTTCGCAACGTTGAGGAAATACCATCAGCCGAACAGATGAGCGTCATGCTCAAGACCGGCAGGATCGATGCCTGGTACACCATGTCTGTTCGGGCGAGCTACATGTTCCGCCAGCAGGGATACGACCCGGGAAGTCTCGTCATCGGCGCTCCGGTTACCCACGGCATCCAGTGGCTGGCGGCGAACAAGGATCTCGATCCGCAGATCAGAGGCCGGCTGTCGGCTGCCGTCTCCAGGGTGTGGCGCGATCCGAGATACTGGCAGATCGTCGACCGCTATACCCACTGA
- the msrB gene encoding peptide-methionine (R)-S-oxide reductase MsrB: MSDETTRHEKASPPIRKTTAEWMEQLTPEQFYVTRQSGTERPFTGPYWDNKLIGRYDCVCCETPLFMSDKKFDSGCGWPSFFEAVDPNAIRELEDQSHGMVRTEIRCSSCDAHLGHVFPDGPPPTGLRYCLNGHAMNFVHGGRPPAKSE, encoded by the coding sequence ATGAGCGACGAAACCACCCGCCACGAAAAAGCATCTCCCCCCATCAGGAAGACCACCGCCGAATGGATGGAGCAGCTTACACCCGAGCAGTTCTATGTGACCCGCCAATCCGGCACCGAGCGCCCTTTCACCGGTCCCTACTGGGACAACAAGCTCATCGGCCGTTACGATTGCGTGTGCTGTGAAACGCCGCTGTTCATGTCGGATAAAAAATTCGATTCCGGCTGCGGCTGGCCCAGCTTTTTCGAGGCAGTCGACCCGAATGCGATCCGGGAACTTGAAGACCAGTCCCATGGCATGGTCCGAACCGAAATCCGTTGCAGCAGTTGCGACGCGCATTTGGGTCACGTCTTCCCGGACGGGCCACCGCCGACAGGCTTGCGCTATTGCCTCAATGGCCATGCCATGAATTTCGTTCACGGCGGCCGGCCACCCGCCAAGTCAGAATAG
- a CDS encoding GGDEF domain-containing protein: MVLGSNRDTPSGTELLRPSNIDFETLVKLGNEAIVLIGLDGTPAFISPATERMFGWSADKLVDHLSDLVYLASPNTDADLLHRILSGSGDADAPLPHADLQLRSAFGPMVWAEVTTHLLEDAAGKPYAFAVYFRSISKRKELESLLDAATQTDPLTGLLNRRAFEDGLKREWAIALREKTHTSLIKVSLDRFEALVERFGPSAAEDCLTRVADTLKETARRPADIAARTATAEFSLLLPRTHEMGAETISAYLHVAIQDLGIPNPENTAGNGVMTASVGAACAVVEQTGVSESSEFLLAAAENCVFQARQEGGNRVKTSLSHLAR, translated from the coding sequence ATGGTGTTGGGTAGCAATAGGGATACGCCTTCGGGAACGGAGCTGCTCCGCCCGTCCAACATCGACTTTGAAACGCTCGTCAAACTTGGCAATGAAGCCATTGTTTTGATCGGACTGGACGGCACGCCCGCTTTCATCTCTCCTGCAACCGAGCGCATGTTCGGATGGAGTGCTGACAAACTGGTCGATCACCTGAGCGACCTGGTCTATCTGGCCAGCCCGAACACCGATGCAGATCTTCTGCACCGGATCCTTTCCGGCAGCGGCGATGCCGACGCCCCCCTTCCCCATGCAGATCTTCAGCTCCGTTCCGCCTTCGGCCCGATGGTCTGGGCGGAGGTGACCACGCATCTTCTGGAAGATGCCGCCGGCAAGCCTTACGCATTCGCGGTCTATTTCCGCAGCATTTCCAAACGCAAGGAGCTGGAAAGCCTGCTGGATGCGGCAACCCAGACGGATCCGCTCACCGGACTTCTCAACCGCCGTGCCTTCGAGGATGGCCTGAAACGGGAATGGGCGATCGCCTTGCGTGAAAAGACCCACACCAGTCTGATCAAGGTGTCTCTCGACCGTTTCGAAGCTCTGGTGGAGCGGTTCGGACCGAGCGCTGCCGAGGATTGCCTGACCAGGGTAGCCGATACCCTGAAGGAGACCGCGCGCCGTCCGGCAGATATCGCCGCACGAACGGCAACGGCGGAATTTTCTCTCCTCCTTCCAAGAACTCACGAAATGGGCGCCGAGACTATCAGCGCGTATCTGCACGTAGCCATTCAGGACCTTGGCATTCCCAACCCGGAAAATACCGCCGGCAATGGCGTCATGACGGCCTCCGTCGGTGCGGCTTGCGCGGTCGTGGAACAGACGGGGGTCTCGGAAAGCTCGGAATTTCTCCTCGCCGCTGCCGAAAACTGCGTTTTTCAGGCGAGACAGGAAGGCGGTAACCGGGTGAAGACATCCTTAAGCCACCTGGCTCGCTAG